GCCGCACCTGCGGGGCGACGTGGCGATTTCTCCGAGCATCGACTACCTGGAGACGGCCTACGACGAGGCGAAGTATGGCGCCTTCTCGAAGCGCCCCTTCCTCAACGTGGTCATTCCGTCCCTGGTCGATCCGTCGGTCGCGCCGCCCGGCAAGCATGTCATGTCGATCTTCGTGCAGTACGCCCCCTATCATCTGAAAGAAGGCGCGCAGGCCTGGCCCTCGCAGCGCGAGGCGTTTGGCGATGCGGTGGTCGACACCCTGGCGGAGTACTGTCCGGGGCTGAAAGAGTCGATCCTGCACCGACAGGTCCTCACTCCCTGGGACATCGAGCAGATCACCGGGCTGGGGGAAGGCAACATCTTCCAGGGCGAGCTCTCGCTCGAGCAGATCTTCTTCCTGCGTCCCGCGGCGCGCTGGGCGCGCTATCGAACGCCTATCCGCAAGCTGTGGATGTGCGGCTCGGCGGTCCACCCGGGCGGCGGCATCATGGGCGCACCCGGCGCCAACGCGGCGCGCGAGATCCTGCGCGGCGGTGGGGCATGAGCGAGAAGACGATGGAATACGACGTCATCGTCATCGGCGGCGGGCACAACTCCCTGACCGCCGCCGGGCTGCTGGGAAAGGCCGGCAAGAAGGTCCTGGTCCTGGAAGCCCGAGGCATCCTGGGCGGCCTGGCGGCGCTGGAGGAGTTCCATCCCGGCTACCGCAGCCCCGGCGTCCTGCACGACACCGCCGGGGTGCGACGCGGCATCGCCGACGCGCTGTCGCTGGAGCGCCACGGCCTGTCCTTCCGGACCGACGAAGTGCCGACCTACCTGTGCCAGAGCGGCGGGGGGGGGCTGATGCTGTTCCGCGACCCCGCCGCCGGAGCCCCGGAGATTCGCAACTTCTCGCGCGCCGACGCCGACCGCTATCCCGAGTTCCGGGCTTTCCTGGATCGCATCCGTCCCTTCTTCCAGCGCCTCACCGACCAGCCCGCGCCCGAGCTGCAGGAGCTGAGCCTCGGGCATCTGTTCGAACTGGCGGGATCGGCGCTGGCGCTGCGGCGCCTGGCCGAGAAGGACATGCTGGAGGTGCTGCGCATCGGACCGATGTGCATCGCCGACTGGCTCAACGAGTGGTTCGAAGGGAAGCTTCTGAAGGCCGGGATCGCGCACCAGGCGATCCTCGGGAGCTGGTTGGGTCCGTGGTCGGCGGGATCGGTGGTGACCTTCCTGCTCGGCGAGCTGAGCACCGACCGCGAGGTGGAAGGCGGCGCCCCGGCCCTCATCCAGGCGCTCGCCAAGGCATGCGAGAGCAACGGGGTCGAGATCCGCACGCACGCCCCGGTGGCACGCATCCGCCCCGGCTCCGTGGCCATGGCCGGGGTCACGCTGGCGGACGGCACCGAGATCGAAGCTCCCGTGGTGGTCTCCGGCTGCGACCCGAAGCGCACCTTCCTGAAGCTGATGTCGCCAAGAAATGTTCCCGCAGCGCTGGCGGAGACAATCAGCCTGTGGCGCATGCGCGGAACGACGGCCAAGGTGAACCTGGCCCTGAGCGGACCGCTGGAATTCTCGGGACGTCCGGGGGCGCACGTCGAGGCGGCCCGCACCGGCGAGGAACCCGACGATCTGGAGCGCGCCTTCGACGCCATCAAATATGGCAGGTTCTCCGAGGCGCCGATCCTGGACCTGCGCGTTCCCACCCTGAACAACCCGTCCCTCGCCCCCGCCGGGCACCATGTCGTCTCGATGCTGGTGCACTATGCCCCCTATCATCTGCGGGGAGGGTGGACCGACGAGCGGCGCGAGACGCTTGGCGAAGCCGCGGTGGAGGCCCTCGCGAAGCACGTGCCGTCGCTGCGCGAGCGTCTCGTCTCCGCCGAGCTCCTCACACCGGTCGATCTGGAGGAGCGCTATGGCGCCACCGAAGGACACTTGCTTCATGGCGAGCCGGCGCTCGACCAGCTCTTCTCCCTGAGGCCGCATCCTTCCTGCGCGCGCCATGCCACGCCCATCCCGGGCCTTTTCCTGGCCTCCGGCGGGACCCATCCCGGCGGCGGCATCAGCTGCGCTCCCGGCGCGCTCTGCGCTCGCGCGGTCCTGCGCAACAAGCGCTAGGAGTTCTTCCTCCCGTACGGAGGAGTCCACCTGGAGTCGGTGCGCCCGGCTCGAGCCACCGCTTCTTTGGCGCAACTCGTTGGGTAGGCCGTGCCACATGGTTGCCTTGATCACGAACCGGAGTCGACATGAAAATCGGAGTTATCGGTGCTGGCAGCATGGGAAAGATTCTGGCTCTCAACCTCGTCGAGCTCGGTCATCAGGTCTCGATTGCGAACTCGCGAGGACCTGAGAGCCTGACCGCGCTGGCGGCCGAGATCGGCGCTACGCCCGCTTCCGTCGTCAGCGCCGTCGAGGGCTCGGAAATCATCATTCTTGCGATTCCAACGAAAGCCGTTATCGAGCTTCCGCGGGCGCTGTTCGCCAGCGCCCCGGGCGGAGTCGTCGTAATCGATATCGGCAATTATCATCCCGAGCTTCGCGACGGCCGCATTGAGGCGATCGACCGGGGAATGCCGGACAGTCAATGGGTTGCGCAGCAGATCGGGCATCCGGTGATCAAGGCGTTCAACCATATTCTCGCGAAGAGTCTGCTCGAGAAAGGCGTTCCGCAGGGAGCGAGAAGGCGGATCGCCCTTTCGGTTGCAGGCGATTCGGCGGAGGCGAAAGCAACCGTGAGCGCCCTTGTCGACGATCTTGGCTTTGATCCCGTCGATGGGGGAACTCTGGCAGATTCCTGGCGGCAGCAGACCGGGACTCCAGCTTACTGCCGCGATCTTGAAGCCGCCGCTCTCCGGCGCGCCCTCGCCGAGGCTGACCCGAGCAGGATTGCGGAGTATCGTGCCGAACGGGAGGCTCAGATCAAGGCGTCGTTGACACCATGAAGGACAGGAGTGGGTTCCCACGGACGCTCGGGAAGGGCCGTGAGGGAGCTTCTGCTCAGCGATTCGGAGGGTCCGGTGGCGTGGTGACGGGACGCAGCTCGTCGCGTGTACGGACGACCCCGCCCTTGACGACGTAGCGTATCTTCCTGAGGTTGTGAATATCCTGGGAAGGGTCGGCATCCAGGACCAGCAGATCGGCCTCTTTTCCCGCCTCGACCGTGCCCCATCGATCCAGTTTCCTCATGGCGCGCGCCCCTTCGCGAGTCGACGAGATCAGCACCTCCATCGGCGTCATCCCCGCAGCCTGCATGGCCTCCATCTCGGCGAACACCGATGCCCCGTGCAGCGTCAGCGGGTTTCCCGCATCGGTGCCCATGGCGATCGGGATGCCGGCATCGCGCACCTTCCTCAGATTGGCGGAGCCGACGGTCAGCTCTTTGCGGACTCTCTCAGTGAAGGAGTCCATGCGCGCGCGATCGAAGCCGGAATCCAGCGACGCGCTGCTGCGGACTTTCTCGAGGGTTTCGGGATCGACGCAGCCGCCCGGATCGTCCACCTGGGGCTCCTTCTTTTCGACGCTCGCGGCTGCCAGCCGCCGATAGCCCTCGAAGACCGTCAGGGTCGGGCAATAGATCGTCCCCTGCGCTTTCGCCTTCTGCAGGAAGGCGTCGTCCACCTCGAGGTCGCCCACGCTGTGCACCAGGAGCGCGGCACCCGCCGCCAGGGCGGCCTTCGCCTCCTTCAGCCCCGTGGCATGGACGATCAGAGGAATGTTGAGGCGCTTCGCCTCGGCCCCCGCCGCCGCCACCAGACGCGCCATCTCGTCGAAATCGCGCTTCGGGTCCACGATGAACCAGACCTTCACGGCGTCGGTGCCACGCGCCGCCAGAAACCGGACGCCCGATTGCGCCACGGCTTCGTCGCTCAGGTAGACGAGCTGCTTCTCCCCCGGCAGGTTCAGCCAGAAATCAGTCGTCGAAAGGAGAGGTCCCGCCGCCGCGACATGCGGAGCGAGAGGATCCGCTTCCGCGCGCCCCCTCAAATCCCAGGTCCAGGGGTAGCCGCCGACATCGAACACCGCCGTCACGCCGGAGCAGAGATAGGAGCGGAAGAAGCGCTCCGGGTGCTCCTTCAATCCGGCGATCACCCCCTCGTACGGGAGGCTGCTGCGCACGTCGATGAAGTCGGGACGACCGTCGGCCCAGCCGGTCTGCGAAAAATGGACATGCGCGTCGATCAGCCCTGGCGTAATCCAGGCGCCTTTCAGATCCAGGACCGTCACGCCCGACGGGACGGGGCACTTCGTCCGGCTTCCCGCGCATTCGATCTTCCCGGCGCGCAGGACGACGACCGAGTCGGGAGCGGCATTCCCGCCCACCGCATCGAGAAGTGTCCCCCCGACAAGTGCTCGCGGCGGCGGCGGGACTCCCGGCAGAGCGGGAAAGGCGGTGCTCACGGCGATCCGCCATCCTTTCGGTGTCTCGAGGAAGAAGCGCTCGGAGATTCCCGATTCCTCGCGGGCCCCGTAGCGCACCCGATAGCGGTAGGTGCCGTAGACAATCCCCGGCTTGACGGGCACGAGCTGGAGGTCCAGACCTTCGAACAGGTCGGGCCAGGCGCTGCCGGTGGATTTGCGCAGCCCTTCGATCCCCAGCTCGAAGCCGGTGGGCCCGGTGCGCGCCAGCTTGTCGGAATCGAGGTAGCAGGCGAGGTAGGCGTCGCGGTCTTTCTTGCGGATGGCGTCGAGGTTGCTCTGGAAGAGCTGCTTCGCCTGCTCGAGATCGCGCGAGCTGTCGGAACCGCGGGCAAGAACGGGCAGGACGCCGATCGAAATCAGGAACAGCAGGCAGGCAATGCGGCGAACGGCGGGCTGGAACGCCCTCACGGCGCGGCGGACGCGGCGCCGAGGTCGGCCGCCAGCAGCCGATGGAAATGATAAGCGGCCATCTCGATGGCGGGAGCATAGACGCCGCGGTCGTAGGCGGGCGAGCCCAGCCCGCGCTGCACCGATTCGCTGATCGAGACATCCTCTTCCTGCACCCGGTGGCTGGCGGCGACGCTGCGCCGGATGAACTCCTGCGCCTCGGGCCCTTCCGTCTGCTCGAAGAAGAAATCGAACACCACCAGCGTCCGGTCGTGCGACAGCGGCACCACCCAGTTGGTGTCGAGAATCGGCCCGTAGCGGTTGATCATGAAGTTGGGATAGATGAAGGCGTACAGCGCCTCGGCGCCGATGCGCTCGGAGAAATCGCCGCCCGCCGCCTCGGGGGCCTCCTCCGGCGCGCGGACCGACTGGATCGACAGCCGCTCGAACAGCTCCGTCTTGTAGCTCTTCAGATCGAGCTGGCCGGCCAGGGCCTGGTGCAGGAAGGAGACGTGGTAGCCGCCGTCCAGATAGTTGTCGACGTAGACCTTCCAGTTGCAGCGGATCTCGTAGCTCTTGCGCGCCGCGAAGCGCAGCTTCGAGGTCCCCATCGCCTCGAGACGCTGGTGCAGGTCGCGCAGCGGCTCGTCCAGAGGCGGCGGGTCCTCACCTAGATAGAGAAAGAGCAGCGGCCCCCAGGGTTGTACGGCGGCGGTCCGCATGCCGAAGCGGTCCCGCTCGAAGACCTGGCTCTTGCCGAGCCGCGGGGCTTTCAGCAGCGAGCCGTTCAGGTCGTAGGTCCAGCCATGGTACGGACAGGTGAGCTCTTCCAGAGTTCCCTCACCGGAGCAGACCTCGGCGGCATGATGCCGGCAGACATTGTGCAGCGCCCGGATCGTCCCCTCGCGATCGCGCAGGACCACATAAGGATCCCCCGCCAGGCAGCCGGTGAAATAGCTCCCCGGGCCCGCGAGCTGATCGACGCGGCCTACCGCCTGCCAGCTGCGCCGGAACACCTGCGCCCGCTCGCGCTCCAGAAACGCCGGATCGACGTACCAGGAAGCGGGCGGGGTCCAGGCCGCCTCGATCGGCAGCGAAGCATCGAAGCGGCGGATCTCCCGATTGAAGGCATCGAGGCTCATGGCAATCCTCTCACGCTCCCGTCTCGGGCAGGCTGGCCCAGCGCGACGTCCCGACCAGCTTCACGAAGGTGCAGGGCCCGTGATCCTCGTGCAGCACCTCGCTGCCCCGGCGCAGGATGCGCCACAAGTGCTGATCCCGCCCGCGCCCGATGGGGAGCACCATCTTGCCGCCATCCGCCAGGTGATCGAGCAGCGGCTCGGGGACGACCGGTGCGGCCGCCGCCACCAGGATGCCGTCGAAGACCTCCCCGGCCCCCAGCCCCAGCGATCCGTCGCACACCTTGACCTGCACGTTGGACAGCTCGAGGGAGGCCAGGACCTGGGTCGCCTTGCGCGCCAGCTGCGGGATGCGCTCCACCGTGAGGACCTCGCGCGCCAGCCGCGCCAGGATCGCCGCCTGGTAGCCCGAACCCGTCCCCACCTCCAGGATGCGGTCCTCCGGCTTGATCTCCAGCAGCTCCGTCATGCGGGCCACGATGTCGGGCTGCGAGATTGTCTGGCGAAAGCCGATCGGCAGCGAGTGGGTGCCGTAGGCCTTCTCCATCAGCGCCTCTTCCACGAAGAGGTGGCGCGGCACTTCCAGCAGCGCGTGCAGCACCAGGGGATCCTGGATGCCGTTGTCGCTGAGGCGCTCGACCATCTTCTGGCGGCGCAGTCGGAAATCCACGCCCACTCCTAAGGCTCTAGGCCGAAGCCGTTTTCTTTCAGCTCCTTCAGGAGCCCGTAATGCGTCAGATCCAGATGCAGGGGAGTGAGCGAGACCAGCCCTTCGCTGATGGCTGCGAAGTCACTGTCGGGATCCTCGTCCCATTTCGGCGGAACCCCTCCGAGCCAGTAGTACTGTCGACCCGAGGGATCGACCCGCTCCACGACCCCCTGATGGTAGGTCCTTCTCCCCTGGCGCGTCAGCCTCGCCCCCTTGGGCGGCAACCTGGGAACGTTTACGTTGAACAGGGTCCCTGGCGGCAGCGGCTGGTCCAGGATGCGGCGCGCCAGCCGGGCGGCGTACTCGGCGGCCGGACCGAAGTCTATTTTTCCCTCATGCACCTCCTGCGAAATGGCGAAGGACGGGACGCCCAGCAACGTCCCCTCGAAGGCGGCCGAGACCGTTCCCGAGTAGGTGATGTCGTCTCCCAGGTTCATCCCGCGGTTGATTCCCGACACCACCAGACGCGGCCGGGTCGACAGGAGGTTCAGGATCCCCAGATTGACGCAATCGGTGGGGGTCCCGTCGACGCTGTAGCGCCGCTGGTCGAGGCGGTTCACCCTCAGGGGACGGTGCAGCGTCAGCGCATGGGACATGGCGCTCTGCTCGCGATCGGGCGCGATGACGGTCACTTCCCCGACTTCTTCGAGAGCGCGGCCCAGCGCTTCCAGCCCCGGCGCGGCGATGCCGTCGTCGTTGGTCAGCAGGATGGACGGGAGCGGGTGACTCATTGTGGGGCCACACTATAGCACAGGGCGATCGACGGCCATGCCGGGAACGAAAGGGTATAATCCGCGCATCCGCGCATGGCTCCGGCGGACGAGTTTCCCGACGTGGGAATCCCGTCCGCCGCAGAGCGCGAACGCGAGGGAGGAACGAGATGGACTGGCAGGAAATCCGCCTGGGTGACGACGAAGAAGACTTCGAGGACGAGGACGACGAGGACGACGACGGCGCGGATGAGGAAGAGGACGACGAGGAGTTCGAGGACGAGGACGACGAGGAAGAAGCGCCCGGAGGCGAGGGCTGGAGCGTTGCCTGAGGGGGCTCGGACTCCTTAATTGAAGATACACCCGGGAAAAAGATTGAAATGGTCGGGGCGACTGGATTTGAACCAGCGACCACTTGCACCCCAAGCAAGTGCGCTACCAGGCTGCGCTACGCCCCGACCCTTTGGAAGTCGGGAATCTTAGCGGCGCGCGGCTGGGAGTGTCAAATCGGAGGAAGACGGTCCGGCGAGGCGGGACGCAGCCGGATCGGGTGACGAGTCCTCAGGATTCCTCGGAAATCTTCGAGTCGGTCTCATCCATCAGCGAGAGAATCTCGGCGAGCGAAGTCCGCATGTCGTCCTGGGCCTGCATCAGCTCCAGCGTCTCCGCGGCGGGGCCGTCGTCGAGTTCCTCGACCTGCGGCCGGGGCATCTCGCTGTCCATCCCCAGCTTCTTGCGCGCCCCGGCGATGGTGTATCCCTCCTCGTAGAGGAGCTTCTTGATCTCCAGGATCATCTCCACGTCGCGCGGGCGGTACACGCGCTGCCCGGTCCGGCTCTTGTCCGGAGCCAGCTGCGGAAACTCCGACTCCCAGAAGCGCAGCACATAGGGCTGAGTGTCGGTCAGAGAGCAGACCTCGCCGATCTTGTAGTAGTGCTTCTTGGGGATTTCCATGGCTCGATCCTTGCGCTTGGGAATCCGCCGATCCCCGAATTTGCCCTCGGAGTTTAGGCAATCCTCCGCGGGCCTGTCAATGCTGCGCTTCTAACCGTCCTTGCGCCCGG
The window above is part of the Candidatus Polarisedimenticolia bacterium genome. Proteins encoded here:
- a CDS encoding NADPH-dependent F420 reductase produces the protein MKIGVIGAGSMGKILALNLVELGHQVSIANSRGPESLTALAAEIGATPASVVSAVEGSEIIILAIPTKAVIELPRALFASAPGGVVVIDIGNYHPELRDGRIEAIDRGMPDSQWVAQQIGHPVIKAFNHILAKSLLEKGVPQGARRRIALSVAGDSAEAKATVSALVDDLGFDPVDGGTLADSWRQQTGTPAYCRDLEAAALRRALAEADPSRIAEYRAEREAQIKASLTP
- a CDS encoding aromatic ring-hydroxylating dioxygenase subunit alpha, with translation MSLDAFNREIRRFDASLPIEAAWTPPASWYVDPAFLERERAQVFRRSWQAVGRVDQLAGPGSYFTGCLAGDPYVVLRDREGTIRALHNVCRHHAAEVCSGEGTLEELTCPYHGWTYDLNGSLLKAPRLGKSQVFERDRFGMRTAAVQPWGPLLFLYLGEDPPPLDEPLRDLHQRLEAMGTSKLRFAARKSYEIRCNWKVYVDNYLDGGYHVSFLHQALAGQLDLKSYKTELFERLSIQSVRAPEEAPEAAGGDFSERIGAEALYAFIYPNFMINRYGPILDTNWVVPLSHDRTLVVFDFFFEQTEGPEAQEFIRRSVAASHRVQEEDVSISESVQRGLGSPAYDRGVYAPAIEMAAYHFHRLLAADLGAASAAP
- a CDS encoding protein-L-isoaspartate(D-aspartate) O-methyltransferase; the encoded protein is MDFRLRRQKMVERLSDNGIQDPLVLHALLEVPRHLFVEEALMEKAYGTHSLPIGFRQTISQPDIVARMTELLEIKPEDRILEVGTGSGYQAAILARLAREVLTVERIPQLARKATQVLASLELSNVQVKVCDGSLGLGAGEVFDGILVAAAAPVVPEPLLDHLADGGKMVLPIGRGRDQHLWRILRRGSEVLHEDHGPCTFVKLVGTSRWASLPETGA
- a CDS encoding amidohydrolase family protein: MRAFQPAVRRIACLLFLISIGVLPVLARGSDSSRDLEQAKQLFQSNLDAIRKKDRDAYLACYLDSDKLARTGPTGFELGIEGLRKSTGSAWPDLFEGLDLQLVPVKPGIVYGTYRYRVRYGAREESGISERFFLETPKGWRIAVSTAFPALPGVPPPPRALVGGTLLDAVGGNAAPDSVVVLRAGKIECAGSRTKCPVPSGVTVLDLKGAWITPGLIDAHVHFSQTGWADGRPDFIDVRSSLPYEGVIAGLKEHPERFFRSYLCSGVTAVFDVGGYPWTWDLRGRAEADPLAPHVAAAGPLLSTTDFWLNLPGEKQLVYLSDEAVAQSGVRFLAARGTDAVKVWFIVDPKRDFDEMARLVAAAGAEAKRLNIPLIVHATGLKEAKAALAAGAALLVHSVGDLEVDDAFLQKAKAQGTIYCPTLTVFEGYRRLAAASVEKKEPQVDDPGGCVDPETLEKVRSSASLDSGFDRARMDSFTERVRKELTVGSANLRKVRDAGIPIAMGTDAGNPLTLHGASVFAEMEAMQAAGMTPMEVLISSTREGARAMRKLDRWGTVEAGKEADLLVLDADPSQDIHNLRKIRYVVKGGVVRTRDELRPVTTPPDPPNR
- a CDS encoding NAD(P)/FAD-dependent oxidoreductase, whose translation is MSEKTMEYDVIVIGGGHNSLTAAGLLGKAGKKVLVLEARGILGGLAALEEFHPGYRSPGVLHDTAGVRRGIADALSLERHGLSFRTDEVPTYLCQSGGGGLMLFRDPAAGAPEIRNFSRADADRYPEFRAFLDRIRPFFQRLTDQPAPELQELSLGHLFELAGSALALRRLAEKDMLEVLRIGPMCIADWLNEWFEGKLLKAGIAHQAILGSWLGPWSAGSVVTFLLGELSTDREVEGGAPALIQALAKACESNGVEIRTHAPVARIRPGSVAMAGVTLADGTEIEAPVVVSGCDPKRTFLKLMSPRNVPAALAETISLWRMRGTTAKVNLALSGPLEFSGRPGAHVEAARTGEEPDDLERAFDAIKYGRFSEAPILDLRVPTLNNPSLAPAGHHVVSMLVHYAPYHLRGGWTDERRETLGEAAVEALAKHVPSLRERLVSAELLTPVDLEERYGATEGHLLHGEPALDQLFSLRPHPSCARHATPIPGLFLASGGTHPGGGISCAPGALCARAVLRNKR
- a CDS encoding MerR family transcriptional regulator, coding for MEIPKKHYYKIGEVCSLTDTQPYVLRFWESEFPQLAPDKSRTGQRVYRPRDVEMILEIKKLLYEEGYTIAGARKKLGMDSEMPRPQVEELDDGPAAETLELMQAQDDMRTSLAEILSLMDETDSKISEES
- the surE gene encoding 5'/3'-nucleotidase SurE, producing MSHPLPSILLTNDDGIAAPGLEALGRALEEVGEVTVIAPDREQSAMSHALTLHRPLRVNRLDQRRYSVDGTPTDCVNLGILNLLSTRPRLVVSGINRGMNLGDDITYSGTVSAAFEGTLLGVPSFAISQEVHEGKIDFGPAAEYAARLARRILDQPLPPGTLFNVNVPRLPPKGARLTRQGRRTYHQGVVERVDPSGRQYYWLGGVPPKWDEDPDSDFAAISEGLVSLTPLHLDLTHYGLLKELKENGFGLEP